The following nucleotide sequence is from Populus nigra chromosome 15, ddPopNigr1.1, whole genome shotgun sequence.
TATAGACCACACGAATAAAATATTCACCTCAATTGTGGACCACACAAAATTCTTCTTATCACTTTGACTGCACCGGCCTCCTTTCAAAAACCACACCGtccttctcctcctctcctGCATCTCTTTACTTTACTCCTCCCATGGCTTCCATTTCCATCACCCTGAAATTCTCCGTCTCTCAAATCCCCCTCTTCCTctccccccccctctctcacCTGCCCCGTCTACATCCCCTACAAAATTCCAAACCCCAATTTGCGTTGCTGGTgctcccctctccctctccctctctcaccCGCCCTGTCTACGTTCCCAACAAGATCCCAGACCCAAATTAGCGTTGCTGGTGCTAGCAGTGCTAAGGTTGAGACTTGAGAATGTGAGATTTGGGCAAAAGGCAAAGGGGAAAGGGGAGGTTGGGGAGTGGGCAAAAAGCAAAGTCGGGATCGTGagtcaataaattttataactttCGTCAAACTCGGTCCGAGTTGAACCGAGTTTGATCGAGTTTGCTAAGTTTCGAGTTTTTAACCCTATAGTCAGCTCATAATTTTAACAACATTGGTTACTACACTAGAATTTGACAATTAAAAAGTTTCCTCCATACTCTTCAATTCTGGAAACGAAGAAGTGtcctcaagaaaaaagaaatgtaatttattaataatatgctTAATTATTCAATTCAATGAACAAGTAATTGAAAACCACATATACACAATTAATACGAATAGCTAGCTCGCTAACCCGCGTAACTCATCACATTAACTTAATCTCAAATACCCCCTGCACTTTATCTAgactgttcttcttcttcatcaaacCCTGCACGCCAAAACATGCCCCACGTACGTTTAGTTATGTTCCTTCGAAATGGAAAAATCTAAGATTGAGAGAAAGACAAGACAAGCATGACTTACTGTTGGAATTCTACGTTAACCAATCTTGCCGAAGGATCTGCAATGGTGCCAAATGCGGCAGAGGATAGGACTATGGTAGCCCCATTCGATGAAGGCCTTGACCTTGATGTTTGTGCTCGATCAACAATCCTAACCTGAATGATGTGGTCTGGAAGGCAAGTTCCCGGGACAGCTGCACTGATGCATCTCACCACGTACTGTCTCCCACATGCTGCGCCATTGTCCCATATTCGCTCGCCGGCCGCGGCAAACATGTTGCTTGATGGGAAATGTGATGGTGAGTTCCCATAACAGGCGGTGGCTGCACCACAATCAACCCATAAGAAAATGTCAGGGATTAGGATCAGGGAGAAGCTTTCGAATTTCAGTTATGGAAGTCATATGTTTGTACATGTAGCAGTACTTGGCACTTACGTAGATATGGGGGTCTGTAGTGGGAACAGGTGCCCACATCGCCATGTGAGAGATGGAAGAGTGTTGCCAGGAGCAAAAAGAGTAGAAATGGAGAGGTCTTCCCGAGTGTTGGCATGTTGCAAGCTGACAATGTTAAGAAAAACCACTGCACTGATCTGTGGTGAGAGTTctgcacatatatatatacttatttACAGAGTATATAACGTATTACACATAAATGTTGATTCAAGAGAAATTGAGGATCAAAGAGTGCACTCATGGAATCAGTAGCGTAgccagaattttttaaatgagtaagcaaactattaataaatccttactattatatattatatagatatccattatatagagaaattaatttaaaatatatgtactaacttatatcaaataaaattaatttaaaaatattttcaaaatgaaaacaCTAACTTggattaattggttttttttatcagtttaattttttcagttatttattttttaattttcttttcttaatttaattagttttttaatttttttcctcacCCTGAAATTAACAATAGCTAATTTGGATTAAtcgataacaaaaaaaaaataaaatctgctagatattattaatattaatataaaaggaattaaagaaaaaaaaaaaacgggttAAGGGGGGGCGATTGCCCCCTCATTACCCTACGCGCGTGGCTCCGCCACTGCATGGAATCCTCAACCCAAACCAACAcaacattaatctaaaaaaaaactcgagaaCTTAACTGGCTCGTAGGGGGGGAAAGGAAAGCAATAGGGGGCTGTCAGGTGCttattgtttttggtttatttttcagttatttattttttaattttcttttcttgatttaattagttttttgattttttcctcacccctaaaattaacaatagcTAATTTGGATTAAtcgataacaaaaaaataaaaatctgctagatattattaatattaatataaaaggaattaaagaaaaagaaagggttaAGGGGGGGCTGTCAGGTGCttattgtttttggtttatAATTGCATGGGAAATGAAGGAAGAGGAGAAATAAAAGGAACCGCCTTACCTTACGGAGATAGAACAGGAAAGGTGATCAGACCTGCTCCTTCCTTCCTTCGTAAAGATAACAGAGAGAGAGCGAGACAGAGAGAGGAGAGCTTGGCACCAAGAACGGTGTTTGAGCCTTTGGGCCTTTGGGTTTGGTATTTATAGAGGGAGGGAACTGATCCTCTATGCAACTAGTACACAGTGGCGGAGCCACGTGGAAGCATAATAAGGCAATTgcccccttaattttttttaattattttttatattagaatattaatataataatatgacGTGGATTCTTGTTGTTGACTCGTGccttaatataataaataatatatgtgcaCCACGTCAGCTTATTTCTCATTTCCCCAaactttttccttctttttttccgCTAACTATTCAACagcttttctatttttcttggcTGCTCTTTTCCCTatacaaattgtttttcaagtCCAGTTAAGCAACTTTAGatacaaaattttcttttttttatttgatttattatttaattttagttttattcttctataattaattattaaaaatattagagtttataataatttaaaggttttgatatatatataatattttgaatcaaTTAAAGATGAATGGTAGTGGATTAAACTACAAGattttaaacaataaacatttatttgattgttttgaattaattaaaggtTATATCATTTCCAATTCTAATTAATTCCAAGCAAAGGTTGATCTTTGCagaattaaaattgttttagctTGAGATTGTTTCTTTTCATGATGTTAATTTCCTTGTgcttttctataaaataatcaggacatataattaaataattcatatttttttgtttttgtcagaTAATTTGTGTTTTGCTGGAGAAGAATTAACACATGTATGCAAGCTTGATTTTAATCCGtgcatgttggtttttttttaaaaaaaaaggaaagaaaaaaacaatttttttgtttttaaaaatgatttgtcATAATAAATTTAGACTATCAATCCTAATCTATATCTATGCATTATGTACAACATGCTACATGGTAATGAGGTGTGAAAtgaattttgatgaattgatgtgtatttttattatgaattttaaatgaaagatttataattattatgtaactcaattgaattttgttattatgaaaactcaaaaagaacaattacataataaaatttaatttg
It contains:
- the LOC133673876 gene encoding EG45-like domain containing protein; amino-acid sequence: MPTLGKTSPFLLFLLLATLFHLSHGDVGTCSHYRPPYLPTACYGNSPSHFPSSNMFAAAGERIWDNGAACGRQYVVRCISAAVPGTCLPDHIIQVRIVDRAQTSRSRPSSNGATIVLSSAAFGTIADPSARLVNVEFQQ